The following is a genomic window from Clostridium fungisolvens.
ATTTTGTCTATATCATTTAAGCTTAATCCTGAGTCAGCTAATGCTTTTCTCATTGGCTCTATTGTTCTTTCAACTAAATCATTAGTTATTTCATTGAATTTAGCTCTTGTAAGAGTTAATTCAATATGCTTTGGGCCTGTAGCATCAGCTGTTATAAATGGAAGATTTATTATAGTTTGAGTTGAAGACGAAAGCTCTATCTTAGCTTTTTCAGCTGCTTCTTTAAGTCTTTGTAAAGCCATCTTATCATTTCTTAAATCAATTCCATGTTGTGATTTAAAATCAGCTGCTATATAATCTATAATCTTTTGGTCAAAGTCATCTCCACCAAGGTGAGTATCTCCATTTGTTGCCTTAACTTCAAATACTCCATCTCCAAGTTCAAGTATTGATACGTCGAAAGTACCACCACCTAAGTCATAAACGAATATTTTATGGCTATGATCTGTCTTATCAAGACCATAAGCTAATGATGCTGCAGTTGGTTCGTTTATTATTCTTAAAACTTCAAGACCAGCTATCTTACCTGCATCTTTAGTCGCTTGTCTTTGTGAGTCATTGAAATATGCTGGAACTGTTATAACTGCTTGAGTTACAGTTTCTCCTAAGTAAGCTTCTGCATCAGCCTTTATCTTTTGAAGAACCATAGCTGATATTTCTTGTGGAGTATAGTCCTTACCATCAATAGTAGTCTTATGGTTAGTTCCCATATGTCTCTTTATTGATATTATTGTTTTATCTGGATTTGTAATCGCTTGTCTTTTAGCTACTTGACCAACTAATCTTTCTCCATTAGCTTGGAAAGATACTACTGAAGGAGTTGTTCTTGCACCTTCTGAGTTTGCTATAACTACAGGTTCTCCTCCTTCCATAACAGCTACACAAGAATTAGTTGTTCCTAAATCAATACCTATAACCTTTGACATTTGCTATTTCCTCCTCATTAATCACGAATTTAATTAATTTATTCAAATAAAAGTATGTTTACTAGTTTGCTACTTTAACCATAGTGAACCTAAGAACTTTGCTACCTTTTTTATAGCCTTTTTGAAAGACCTCTGCTATGGTGTTGGCACCTAAATTTTCATCTTCTATATGCATTACTGCTTGATGTAAATTCGGGTCAAATTCACCGTTAGCTTCTATTTCCTCTACTCCTAATTTTTCAAAGGCATTTTTGAACTGTCTTACAGTCATGTCTACTCCTTTTTTAAGGTCATCAACACTTCCATCAACAGTTACAGCTCTTTCAAGATTGTCTAACACTGGGAACATTTCTTTAAGTACGTCCTCACAAGCATCAGTATAAATACCTTCTTTTTCTTTAGAAGTTCTCTTTCTAAAGTTGTCATACTCTGCATTTAATCTTAAAAGTCTTTCTTTTAATGCATCTAATTCATTATTTAATTTCGAGTTTTCATTCTTAAGTTTAATTATTTCATCTTTAAAAGATGTAACATTATCATTACCACTTTCAAATTCAATATCTTCTAAAATTTCACCTTCTAGAACTTCTTCTAGAGTATCTTTTTCTTCTAAATTTTCATTTTCCACTTCTGCAGTATTTACATCATCTTTTTCATTGATATTTTCGTTATTCACTTCTTTCATATCTTGTTACTACACCTCATCTCTTTTTTATGAAATAGGGCTTTCTTAATATATAAAACCCCTTGCTATTCTTTACTTTATACTATAAAAATATAATTATTTATATTTATTTCAAGCGTTGATTCTTAAGCGACTCATTAAGTTCCTTCATAACTTCTGCCATGATGGATAACACTTTAGGATAGTTGATTCTTGTTGGTCCAATTAAAGCAATGGTCCCAGTATTTTTACCACCTAAGGTGTATACAGCAGAAATTACACTGCAATCTTTTGCCTCAGGAAGATAATTTTCATCACCTATTCTTATAGAAATATTATCATCACTTACTATCAATTTAG
Proteins encoded in this region:
- the grpE gene encoding nucleotide exchange factor GrpE, yielding MKEVNNENINEKDDVNTAEVENENLEEKDTLEEVLEGEILEDIEFESGNDNVTSFKDEIIKLKNENSKLNNELDALKERLLRLNAEYDNFRKRTSKEKEGIYTDACEDVLKEMFPVLDNLERAVTVDGSVDDLKKGVDMTVRQFKNAFEKLGVEEIEANGEFDPNLHQAVMHIEDENLGANTIAEVFQKGYKKGSKVLRFTMVKVAN
- the dnaK gene encoding molecular chaperone DnaK codes for the protein MSKVIGIDLGTTNSCVAVMEGGEPVVIANSEGARTTPSVVSFQANGERLVGQVAKRQAITNPDKTIISIKRHMGTNHKTTIDGKDYTPQEISAMVLQKIKADAEAYLGETVTQAVITVPAYFNDSQRQATKDAGKIAGLEVLRIINEPTAASLAYGLDKTDHSHKIFVYDLGGGTFDVSILELGDGVFEVKATNGDTHLGGDDFDQKIIDYIAADFKSQHGIDLRNDKMALQRLKEAAEKAKIELSSSTQTIINLPFITADATGPKHIELTLTRAKFNEITNDLVERTIEPMRKALADSGLSLNDIDKIVLVGGSTRIPAVQEAVKKFTGKEPSKGVNPDECVAVGAAIQAGVLTGDVKDVLLLDVTPLSLGIETLGGVATPLIERNTTIPTRKSQVFSTAADNQTSVEIHVVQGERQMAADNKTLGRFTLSGILPARRGVPQIEVTFDIDANGIVKVSAVDKGTGKEANITITASTNLSDDEIDKAVKEAERFAEEDKKRKESIEVKNNADQVVYQTEQTLTELGDKVSAEDKAKIQAKLEDVKKVKDGDDIEAIKKATEDLTQEFYAISSKIYGEANAQGGAGFDPNAANAGGANTGAAHDDNVVDADFKVDEDK